A genomic region of Arachis hypogaea cultivar Tifrunner chromosome 5, arahy.Tifrunner.gnm2.J5K5, whole genome shotgun sequence contains the following coding sequences:
- the LOC112803096 gene encoding sucrose transport protein SUC5 isoform X3: MSSSNKSSIKNGDTHNSLQLESGSREQPSPIWKLVAVASIAAGIQFGWALQLSLLTPYSQLLGVPHQWSSFIWLCGPISGMIVQPIVGYYSDRCTSKLGRRRPFILAGAAAVAIAVFLIGFAADIGHAFGDNLTKKTRPRAVAIFVIGFWILDVANNMLQGPCRAFLGDLAAGDERKTRLANAFFSFFMAVGSVLGYGAGSIDSLHKVFPFTQTKACDVFCADLKSCFFFSILLLLVLTGVALFYVKDKQVLREKSRMGEEEDERSVVVACFGEMLGALKGLKKPMLLLMAVTAINWSAWFSYFLYNTDWMGKEVYGGKVGDQAYKDGVQKGALGLLINSVVLGVMSLGVEPIGRAVGGAKNLWGIVNLILAAGLAMTVYISKVAMHERHLNPRYIGHPSTGVQAGALSFFAVLGIPLAITFSIPFALASIYSSESGAGQGITL; this comes from the exons ATGAGCTCCTCAAACAAGAGCAGCATTAAGAATGGTGACACCCATAACTCCCTTCAGCTGGAATCGGGGTCACGAGAACAGCCAAGTCCAATCTGGAAGCTGGTGGCGGTGGCCTCCATCGCTGCTGGAATCCAGTTTGGCTGGGCACTACAGCTTTCCCTCCTAACACCTTATAGCCAGCTTCTCGGAGTACCTCACCAATGGTCTTCTTTCATCTGGCTTTGTGGCCCCATCTCTGGCATGATTGTCCAGCCAATAGTGGGTTACTACAGCGACAGATGTACATCCAAACTCGGCCGCCGTCGACCTTTTATCCTTGCAGGCGCGGCTGCTGTCGCCATAGCTGTTTTTCTCATTGGCTTTGCCGCCGACATTGGCCACGCCTTTGGGGACAATCTGACCAAGAAAACCCGTCCACGCGCGGTAGCCATTTTTGTGATCGGGTTCTGGATCTTGGATGTGGCGAACAACATGCTCCAAGGCCCCTGTCGAGCGTTTCTTGGTGACCTTGCCGCGGGAGACGAACGGAAAACGAGATTGGCAAATGCGTTCTTTTCATTCTTTATGGCGGTAGGAAGCGTACTGGGTTACGGCGCGGGTTCCATTGACAGCCTCCACAAAGTGTTCCCATTCACGCAAACAAAAGCGTGTGATGTGTTCTGCGCAGACCTGAaaagctgcttcttcttctcgaTCCTCTTGCTGCTGGTGTTAACGGGTGTGGCTCTGTTCTATGTGAAGGACAAACAAGTATTACGTGAGAAATCACGTATGGGAGAAGAGGAAGATGAGAGGTCCGTAGTGGTTGCATGCTTTGGAGAAATGTTAGGGGCACTGAAGGGGCTGAAGAAGCCAATGTTATTATTGATGGCAGTTACGGCAATAAACTGGTCGGCGTGGTTCTCATACTTTCTGTACAACACTGATTGGATGGGTAAAGAGGTGTATGGTGGGAAAGTTGGGGATCAAGCGTATAAAGACGGTGTCCAGAAGGGTGCTTTGGGTCTTTTGATAAACTCAGTGGTTTTGGGTGTTATGTCTTTGGGTGTGGAGCCCATTGGACGTGCGGTTGGTGGCGCCAAGAACCTCTGGGGAATTGTCAATTTAATCCTTGCCGCTGGTTTGGCCATGACTGTTTATATCAGTAAGGTAGCTATGCATGAGCGCCACCTTAACCCCCGGTATATTGGTCATCCCTCCACTGGCGTTCAGGCTGGAGCCTTGTCCTTCTTTGCCGTTCTCGGCATTCCTCTCGCG ATAACATTTAGTATTCCATTTGCATTAGCATCTATCTACTCAAGTGAATCGGGTGCAGGACAAGGTATCACACTATaa
- the LOC112803096 gene encoding sucrose transport protein SUC5 isoform X2: protein MSSSNKSSIKNGDTHNSLQLESGSREQPSPIWKLVAVASIAAGIQFGWALQLSLLTPYSQLLGVPHQWSSFIWLCGPISGMIVQPIVGYYSDRCTSKLGRRRPFILAGAAAVAIAVFLIGFAADIGHAFGDNLTKKTRPRAVAIFVIGFWILDVANNMLQGPCRAFLGDLAAGDERKTRLANAFFSFFMAVGSVLGYGAGSIDSLHKVFPFTQTKACDVFCADLKSCFFFSILLLLVLTGVALFYVKDKQVLREKSRMGEEEDERSVVVACFGEMLGALKGLKKPMLLLMAVTAINWSAWFSYFLYNTDWMGKEVYGGKVGDQAYKDGVQKGALGLLINSVVLGVMSLGVEPIGRAVGGAKNLWGIVNLILAAGLAMTVYISKVAMHERHLNPRYIGHPSTGVQAGALSFFAVLGIPLAITFSIPFALASIYSSESGAGQDDSGINQRTMGQVIWRW from the exons ATGAGCTCCTCAAACAAGAGCAGCATTAAGAATGGTGACACCCATAACTCCCTTCAGCTGGAATCGGGGTCACGAGAACAGCCAAGTCCAATCTGGAAGCTGGTGGCGGTGGCCTCCATCGCTGCTGGAATCCAGTTTGGCTGGGCACTACAGCTTTCCCTCCTAACACCTTATAGCCAGCTTCTCGGAGTACCTCACCAATGGTCTTCTTTCATCTGGCTTTGTGGCCCCATCTCTGGCATGATTGTCCAGCCAATAGTGGGTTACTACAGCGACAGATGTACATCCAAACTCGGCCGCCGTCGACCTTTTATCCTTGCAGGCGCGGCTGCTGTCGCCATAGCTGTTTTTCTCATTGGCTTTGCCGCCGACATTGGCCACGCCTTTGGGGACAATCTGACCAAGAAAACCCGTCCACGCGCGGTAGCCATTTTTGTGATCGGGTTCTGGATCTTGGATGTGGCGAACAACATGCTCCAAGGCCCCTGTCGAGCGTTTCTTGGTGACCTTGCCGCGGGAGACGAACGGAAAACGAGATTGGCAAATGCGTTCTTTTCATTCTTTATGGCGGTAGGAAGCGTACTGGGTTACGGCGCGGGTTCCATTGACAGCCTCCACAAAGTGTTCCCATTCACGCAAACAAAAGCGTGTGATGTGTTCTGCGCAGACCTGAaaagctgcttcttcttctcgaTCCTCTTGCTGCTGGTGTTAACGGGTGTGGCTCTGTTCTATGTGAAGGACAAACAAGTATTACGTGAGAAATCACGTATGGGAGAAGAGGAAGATGAGAGGTCCGTAGTGGTTGCATGCTTTGGAGAAATGTTAGGGGCACTGAAGGGGCTGAAGAAGCCAATGTTATTATTGATGGCAGTTACGGCAATAAACTGGTCGGCGTGGTTCTCATACTTTCTGTACAACACTGATTGGATGGGTAAAGAGGTGTATGGTGGGAAAGTTGGGGATCAAGCGTATAAAGACGGTGTCCAGAAGGGTGCTTTGGGTCTTTTGATAAACTCAGTGGTTTTGGGTGTTATGTCTTTGGGTGTGGAGCCCATTGGACGTGCGGTTGGTGGCGCCAAGAACCTCTGGGGAATTGTCAATTTAATCCTTGCCGCTGGTTTGGCCATGACTGTTTATATCAGTAAGGTAGCTATGCATGAGCGCCACCTTAACCCCCGGTATATTGGTCATCCCTCCACTGGCGTTCAGGCTGGAGCCTTGTCCTTCTTTGCCGTTCTCGGCATTCCTCTCGCG ATAACATTTAGTATTCCATTTGCATTAGCATCTATCTACTCAAGTGAATCGGGTGCAGGACAAG